Genomic segment of Oncorhynchus kisutch isolate 150728-3 unplaced genomic scaffold, Okis_V2 Okis03b-Okis08b_hom, whole genome shotgun sequence:
CAGTagacagccagtgaaaatgcgCTCCAACAACAGCTGTGGATCCCAACCTTTGGAGTGAACGTTAGAGTTCCTCCCTTCTAAACTCCCCTGTGGTATTGTGCTCCACTCGTCATAAACTAGTTTCATTTAAGAAGACACCAGTGGGGCTTTTATTTTCTTAATGGAAAATTACCATCTCGTTTTTCTTTCTCAACGAGaagcaatgagcccaatcagtcctccattacaacaaaataaaaaataacagatTAGGCTAATTAgtgggttatgctcaggtaaaacaatttggctaatctatgtTTCCATTTTATCttataaaatgtaaaatgtacacAATTGTGTATAATTTCACTTCTCTCCCAGGTTCAGGATCACATTCTCTGTGGGCACTTGCAACCTACATCACCGGAGAGACGCCTTTCCCTGAGTTTACGGTTGTGTTAATGTTGGATGATGTTCAAGTGGCTTACTATGACTCCAATGACAAACAGTCTGTCTACAGGGGACAACATATCACAGAGAAAAACAAGGACGATGAAGCTCAGGATGGAGCTTATGTATTTGGAGTAATATACCAGAGCATGAAGGACAGATCAGCTAAACTAAAGCACCACTTGAATCTCACGGAAGGTGTTCAAGTTCAGCAAAAAATAACTGGCTGTGAGATGTTGGACAATGGAGAACAAGCCTTGGTCATGTTTAAGGATGTGTTCAATGCCATTTATACAGATCGAACATTATATTACAACATGACACATTTTACGTACGATGCTGGGAAACTACTACtaggatgggatgggatgaggCAAGCATATGAAAGAACACTTTATGAGAATGTTTACCTTCCTATTTGTATAAAATCACTCAAAAAAAtcctgaagagagagaagaacgtTGTGATGCGTAAAGTTCCTCCCAGACTCAGGTTGATAAAGAAAGAGGTTTCTGGAGGGTTCCAGGTGAGCTGCCTGGCGTTTGGTTTCTACCCCCGCCACATCAACATGACCCTGCTGAGAGACGGCCAGCCAGTGGCAGAACAGGAGCTGACAGGAGGGGAGGTTCTGCCTAGTGGAGATGGGACCTACCAGCTGAGGAAGAGTCTGGAGGTCAGTACTGAGGAGCTAAAGAAGAGACACAACTACACCTGTACTCCCTCTCACCTCAGTCTGGACAACAAGCTGGATGTCAGTTGGGAGTCTGGGGCAGAGAGAGTTCACCTATCCACCCTCTCAGTTCTACTGGTGATGCTGCTGGTTGTTATTCTATTGGGCATTTTCATTTGTGTTAAAAGGAGGTGGAGTAACACTGCCTCACAGTCTAAACTGGTCAACGTTGGTGCAACAGTGTCAGAGGAAATGATCCTGTCTTCAGATTCTGAGATTTAATAAAATGTTGGGACAGAACTTTTCAGAACAATTCAGCTAAATTCACAAAATAGGACTACCCACACTATtatcatttttattattattgcagtattacagatgtaggatcttaatttgagccagtatgCGACAGCGGGAAAACAACACTGCAGGAACAGGAAAAATCCTACATGCTTTACATTTCCTGCAAcagggaaacaggcacaaaatGTGTGAATGGTTCTGTTATTGTCAGACAATCTTCCCTTCCCCTCAACAAAGGACTGTAAAGGATCAGTTTGGGGAGACTGTTGACAATAACCAACATCTGGGCGTTAGTCTAGAtctgcatttatatattttatagGCTGGTTTGGCATCCTGAGCATTAACAATTGTAATCTGGTAGTTATTTCTGTTATGTAATCTGTCATTTCTAATCATGACTATTCATTAATTTCAGAATGTACTCTATATCTGTGCTGTATCAGCTGATATCCAGTATCTTACCCAGAAGGAGAATCATGTGATCATGTGTATGAGGTCTGTTTGTTATTGGAATGTCTTtacagtgtctctgtgttgtattgtatgtaGTGTTTGTTACCCCCAGGCTGtacagtgtctctgtgttgtattgtatgtaGTGTTTGTTATTGGAATGTCTTtacagtgtctctgtgttgtattgtatgtaGTGTTTGTTACCCCCAGGCTGTACAGTAATACCTTTATTACAGACAATAACATGTAGCCAAATGTATTACTGCATTGATTCATGTTAACTACAACATTAATGAATGTAATAAAGCAATGTCAAGTACACCATAACTTCTCTCAGGAACTAGTTTATCCCTGTGGAAGGAAGAAATCTGACTCTATTTCACTCCAGTTTAAGACTGGCATGAGTATTAAACTAAGGTGAATGTTGTTCTGACTACAATGAAACAGTTTTATGATAGAACACCTTTAGTAGAGAATGAATCTGTTTGATCATGTTCAGGGCCATGAAAAGTCATTTTCTGTTTTACAATATGCACACCGCTCGTTCTAAACATAATTTTTTTAGTGCTACTTTTACCCAGTCAAATATTCAGGCCTACATTTCCACTCCAAGG
This window contains:
- the LOC109886748 gene encoding major histocompatibility complex class I-related gene protein-like; translated protein: MGKLSVFLFVFSFYTIVNAGSGSHSLWALATYITGETPFPEFTVVLMLDDVQVAYYDSNDKQSVYRGQHITEKNKDDEAQDGAYVFGVIYQSMKDRSAKLKHHLNLTEGVQVQQKITGCEMLDNGEQALVMFKDVFNAIYTDRTLYYNMTHFTYDAGKLLLGWDGMRQAYERTLYENVYLPICIKSLKKILKREKNVVMRKVPPRLRLIKKEVSGGFQVSCLAFGFYPRHINMTLLRDGQPVAEQELTGGEVLPSGDGTYQLRKSLEVSTEELKKRHNYTCTPSHLSLDNKLDVSWESGAERVHLSTLSVLLVMLLVVILLGIFICVKRRWSNTASQSKLVNVGATVSEEMILSSDSEI